From Alligator mississippiensis isolate rAllMis1 chromosome 9, rAllMis1, whole genome shotgun sequence, one genomic window encodes:
- the PSMF1 gene encoding proteasome inhibitor PI31 subunit, translating to MAGLEVLHAWALAGLSRAQDALLCAVHWELVTQGYRCLGAGDRAGPNERKSELLPAGWHVDKELYTLRYQAQDDSQELLLKAIMVDTSMILNVMDRSSLQVADVTLNVADYVDPEHLDDFHMVYKNVEELRTRIVSGIISPFRTDKEKDNKKESKPERTVPPASHHDYDPLRIPPRQPPLSREPPWPSPLGPFAVGGEDLDPFGGRRGGMIADPRRSGYPLPGIDPSSGLPSRLPPGAVPPGARFDPFGPPGSNAARPNPDHLPPPGYDDMFM from the exons ATGGCGGGGCTGGAGGTGCTGCACGCGTGGGCGCTGGCGGGGCTGAGCCGGGCGCAGGACGCGCTGCTGTGCGCCGTGCACTGGGAGCTGGTCACGCAGGGCTACCGCTGCCTGGGCGCCGGCGACCGG GCGGGTCCCAACGAGAGGAAGTCGGAGCTGCTGCCGGCAGGGTGGCACGTGGACAAGGAGCTGTACACGCTGCGGTACCAGGCCCAGGACgacagccaggagctgctgctcaAGGCCATCATGGTGGACACCAGCATGATCCTCAATGTCATG GACCGCAGCTCACTGCAGGTGGCGGACGTGACCTTGAACGTGGCGGACTACGTGGACCCGGAGCACCTGGACGACTTCCACAT GGTGTACAAGAACGTGGAGGAGCTGAGGACGAGGATCGTCTCGGGCATCATCTCCCCATTCAGGACTGACAAGGAGAAGGACAACAAGAAGGAGTCCAAGCCGGAGAGGACGGTCCCACCAGCTTCCCACCACGACTACGACCCCCTGAGGATCCCGCCCCGGCAGCCCCCGCTCAGCAGGGAGCCCCCCTG GCCATCTCCCCTGGGCCCCTTTGCAGTGGGCGGAGAGGACCTGGACCCCTTTGG GGGCCGGCGCGGCGGGATGATTGCTGACCCACGCAGGTCAGGCTACCCGTTGCCTGGCATCGACCCCTCATCTGGCCTCCCAAGCCGGCTTCCTCCAGGGGCAGTTCCACCTGGCGCCAGGTTTGACCCCTTTGGCCCGCCAGGCTCCAATGCAGCCAG GCCCAACCCGGATCACCTCCCCCCTCCCGGATACGACGACATGTTTATGTGA